The stretch of DNA GAATGCAAGTCCAGCTCCTAATGCTGGAGGAGATGAACTAACTGTCTCACTGTCATCAAGGTTCTCCCTCTTTATACACTCTCACACAAACACATCACTTGATTATATATGAATGAGAActtttaattgaatatatattttatgatattGCAGTATGAGAGCattgaaaagagaaagagaatttCTTGCTAAGAGATTGATATCGCGTTTGACGCCGGAAGAGAGGGAGGCATTATACATGAAATGGGATGTCCCTCTTGATGGGAAGCAGAGGAAGATGCAATTTGTCAGCAAGCTTTGGACAGATCCTTTTGATCAAAAGCATGTACAGGAGAGTGCTGAAATTGTTGCAAAGTTGGTTGGTTTCTGCACAGGAGGTAACATGTCAAAGGAGATGTTTGAGCTGAATTTTGTGCTTCCATCTGATAAGAGGCCATGGTTAATGGGCTGGAATCATTTGACAAACTTGCttaatttatgataaattttatgtttgtatATTAGAAGTCCTGTTTAAATCTTGTACATGGAAATGAATTTTGGCAcctattcaaattcaaaattattgttcttGGACCAAATTTAGTTCCAATATAAACCAATCCAATTCACTGGATTCccattaataaattatttttctcgAATAGTAGTTTGCAAATTTGAAGTGCTATTTGTGTATACTTTATGTATTCtgattttgtgttatttgtgtATAGTAACACAAATATTTATGCTATTTGTGATGGAGAAACAAATCATGCccattgtgattttgactaaaCGTTGTTTAGTACTCATCATACCCTCtgatttgtatatatttttatattacaGCCATTGAGGATGTCTATAGTTTTAAATATTTGCGATTTGATCTGAATGTGTCAGttttagtattttcattttgatatttCTAACTTTGACAGtggtccattttttttttagttttatgttTGAAAATTGCTAAGACTATAAATATAATATGGATATTAATTTTCTGTCTGCAGGGTTAATCAGTATTTGATGGCTTGTTAGTTGTTgcatttatttttgtcaaatactTTTCTCATAAGTGAATTTCTCACTAGATCAGTTATAAACAGAGTGAAAGAGAGAGTTTAGAAATAAACATGATCTAATATTGCTTTCaactataatttataaaatacatatttttgCCACAACTGATTTGAAATAAAAGACCACACAAAAGAACTGAATGGAATGACATGAAATCCAAAGCATCACATTCATGATCATTAGCACTTGTACTATTACTCTATGAAGCACTTACACGCACATACACTAGTTATGACACCGACATTGGCAAATATACATCTGTAATCGAAGTTACAATTGAATGTAACATGTATCGATGCCAGACATCAAACACATCTTAAATCTAAGTGTCGATGCTACACAGCTTTTACTACTATTTTTAGCAAACCAcacaaaatatgatatttttatagtCTCAATGGACATAGATGCATATGCAAGTACAAGGAAACCAAACATCTTATCATTTTAACACTCAACAATTTGGGAAGGGAGTTCCACAATTGTTAGCAACTTTCCTGGCATTAGGAGAGTTAACAAACTTCCTAAGATTGGGATTCTTCAGATATTGGCAAAGGCAAGGTCTTTGTTCTTTGATCTTGGAACAGCAAAGTTTAGTTGGAGGAGTTGAAGAAGTGATTGCACTCACACATGAGCTGAGCTGTACTGGACTGCATGTTACTGCCATTGACACTTGAACATTAACAAGAAGCAGTAAAAGGAAGGTGCAAAAAGCAATGTTTGctgctttcatttttttttttcaacttaggAAGGATAGGACTTAGTGTTTTGAGTATAGAGGAAGAGAATAGGAATGAGAGTGTGAAGTGCTTCTGTGTTGGTTGTATTTTTGGATTGAGTTTGCTCTGAATTTATAGTGTGAGATTAGTGggaataaaagaataaaatatgtGAACATGAGAGTGGGAGAAAGTGAGAGTGTGAATTCCAGGTATGCCCCACCTTTTTCAAGTTGGTCAgctattagtttttttttaaagaaaataatgtCAAATTAAATATTCTAAGAATGTTTGTTAATCAGGTTATTAGTGTTTGCAATGACTATAATAAtctataaaattgtaaaatgttAACTAGGTTTGTTTCTTCTGTATTAGTATTTGCAAGGACCATAGACACTAAGTTTACTAATGTTGAggatgaatttttttgtttgttattatcaTGATATTTGTACGATATTTTCACTGTTGTTAGCGATGATTTGAACCCTGACCACACGCTTAATTTAGCAATTTGTTAGATAGAAGTTAAAGCTAAATAGTATGTCCTAGTAGGCAAAGTTTCTTGGTCAAACTGATTGCAGCATATTATGTTgagttgttgaagttgaaagCTGAGTCATTTTCTCCTTTTCGGTGCAATTATTTTCTGCTGAGTCAATATGTGGTATAAAATATCATTCTCTAAACCAAAGAGGGTATAATAGCTTGTTTGTATTACATTTTTGAGCCTCCAAAGTCAATTTCTCCAAAAGCTTATCATATGATGCTTCATATATACAACAAATTGTTCACTGTTGCTGTCTAGATAATTTAACAAACCAGGTTAACTAGCATAATGACTTGATTAACAACTGTTATTAAACAACAAATAGTGTGCAACCATCCAcatccccctattttcattaGCATCCGCAAGACCAATATATCTTTATAACATTGTGCAGATTAATTGTATCAATTAATTGAGATCTATTTAAGAGATTGACATCTTTTAATATATGTTATTTG from Trifolium pratense cultivar HEN17-A07 linkage group LG5, ARS_RC_1.1, whole genome shotgun sequence encodes:
- the LOC123887375 gene encoding non-specific lipid-transfer protein 2-like, which encodes MKAANIAFCTFLLLLLVNVQVSMAVTCSPVQLSSCVSAITSSTPPTKLCCSKIKEQRPCLCQYLKNPNLRKFVNSPNARKVANNCGTPFPNC